A genomic segment from Montipora foliosa isolate CH-2021 chromosome 9, ASM3666993v2, whole genome shotgun sequence encodes:
- the LOC137969982 gene encoding collagen triple helix repeat-containing protein 1-like has product MSWILLTLLFMSLSYKSFAAGDNNTGGPSCNDNQVSSICRCGIPGLHGKPGSPGFPGRDGRDGRDGLKGDQGQSGAAGVQGPPGQKGERGETEASRPSGVMPFRNWKECAWKNDDSRDNGLIKDCVFTKNFSDTALHVAWTGTLRVYDCTGCCKRWYFTFNGAECSAPLPIDGVVYLALAGQNTHRVRHIEGHCNNIHKGRVRVGFWVGNCNGYGSVDAETGWNAVSRIFVEEVAKPQA; this is encoded by the exons ATGTCTTGGATCTTGCTGACGCTACTTTTCATGTCACTTTCGTATAAGAGTTTTGCAGCGGGGGATAACAATACTGGTGGCCCGTCTTGCAATGACAAC CAAGTCTCGTCGATTTGCCGCTGTGGTATTCCCGGCTTGCATGGCAAGCCTGGATCCCCAGGATTCCCAGGCCGCGATGGACGGGACGGCCGTGACGGGTTAAAAGGGGATCAGGGACAAAGTGGAGCGGCTGGTGTCCAGGGTCCTCCCGGTCAAAAAGGAGAGCGAGGAGAGACTGAGGCCAGTAGACCTTCAGGTGTGATGCCCTTCAGGAACTGGAAGGAGTGCGCCTGGAAAAACGACGATAGCAGAGATAATGGCCTGATTAAG GATTGCGTGTTCACCAAGAACTTCTCTGATACAGCTCTTCATGTGGCCTGGACTGGTACTTTGCGAGTTTATGACTGCACGGGTTGCTGTAAACGATGGTACTTCACTTTCAACGGTGCTGAATGCTCGGCTCCGCTCCCTATTGATGGTGTTGTGTACTTAGCTTTGGCAGGTCAAAATACTCATcgcgtccgccatattgaagggCACTGCAACAACATTCACAAGGGAAGGGTGCGCGTGGGATTCTGGGTCGGCAATTGTAATGGATATGGAAGTGTTGATGCCGAAACAGGTTGGAATGCAGTGTCCCGGATCTTTGTTGAGGAAGTTGCTAAACCACAAGCTTAG
- the LOC137972111 gene encoding collagen triple helix repeat-containing protein 1-like, with amino-acid sequence MHGKPGSPGFPGRDGRDGRDGLKGDQGQTGAAGVQGPPGQKGERGETEASGASGVMPFKNWKECAWKNFDDTRDHGLIKDCVFTKNFSDTALHVAWTGTLRVATCSGCCKRWYFTFNGAECSAPLPIDGVVYLALAGQNTHRVRHIEGHCNNIHKGRVRVGFWVGNCNGYGNADASTGWNAVSRIFVEKVPKPQA; translated from the exons ATGCATGGCAAGCCTGGATCCCCAGGATTCCCAGGCCGCGATGGACGGGACGGCCGTGACGGGTTAAAAGGGGATCAGGGACAAACTGGAGCGGCTGGTGTCCAGGGTCCTCCAGGTCAAAAAGGAGAGAGAGGAGAGACTGAGGCAAGTGGAGCTTCAGGTGTGATGCCTTTCAAGAACTGGAAGGAGTGCGCCTGGAAAAACTTTGACGATACCAGAGATCATGGCCTGATTAAG GATTGCGTGTTCACCAAGAACTTCTCTGATACAGCTCTTCATGTGGCCTGGACGGGTACTCTTCGAGTTGCAACCTGCTCGGGTTGTTGTAAACGCTGGTACTTCACTTTCAACGGTGCTGAATGCTCGGCTCCCCTTCCTATTGATGGTGTTGTATACTTAGCTTTGGCGGGTCAAAATACTCATcgcgtccgccatattgaagggCACTGCAACAACATTCACAAGGGAAGGGTGCGCGTGGGATTCTGGGTCGGCAATTGTAATGGATATGGAAATGCTGATGCCTCCACAGGTTGGAATGCAGTTTCCCGAATCTTTGTTGAGAAAGTTCCTAAACCTCAAGCTTAG